The Panicum virgatum strain AP13 chromosome 5K, P.virgatum_v5, whole genome shotgun sequence genome has a window encoding:
- the LOC120707400 gene encoding GDSL esterase/lipase At1g09390-like isoform X1, which translates to MPGPAAAATSSVVRPSTAAAAAPGAEADSNSDTSGVAAVMGIRIAPPEERACFHHLTGWLCDDSVTLDFICHKGDHQLCKYEDNVHL; encoded by the exons ATGCCGggccctgctgccgccgccactaGCAGCGTGGTCCGgccgagcaccgccgcagccgcggcccCCGGTGCCGAGGCGGACTCCAACAGCGACACGAGTGGTGTGGCGGCGGTAATGGGGATCCGCATCGCGCCGCCGGAGGAGCGAGCATGCTTCCACCACCTCACGGGGTGGCTCTGCGACGACAGCGTCACCCTCGACTTCATCT GTCATAAAGGAGATCATCAGTTATGCAAGTATGAAGATAACGTGCATTTGTGA
- the LOC120707400 gene encoding GDSL esterase/lipase At1g09390-like isoform X3: MPGPAAAATSSVVRPSTAAAAAPGAEADSNSDTSGVAAVMGIRIAPPEERACFHHLTGWLCDDSVTLDFICHQIIQQ; this comes from the exons ATGCCGggccctgctgccgccgccactaGCAGCGTGGTCCGgccgagcaccgccgcagccgcggcccCCGGTGCCGAGGCGGACTCCAACAGCGACACGAGTGGTGTGGCGGCGGTAATGGGGATCCGCATCGCGCCGCCGGAGGAGCGAGCATGCTTCCACCACCTCACGGGGTGGCTCTGCGACGACAGCGTCACCCTCGACTTCATCT GTCACCAAATTATTCAGCAGTGA
- the LOC120707398 gene encoding protein trichome birefringence-like 28, protein MDHSMKPAAALSAFSSRRWVLATSLCSLACLFLLSAGLLLLAAGYRPFLPHTAAPWDRLSRMRQQAAPSTARASHDAAVAPAPAPDAGSPGGLDLGQEDEEEDAGPPPAPAPAPAEEEGEGGGDGDCDVFDGTWVRDDAAWYPLYEAAECPFLSNQVACHRNGRPDSGYEQWRWRPRGCGGRTRLGGAEALELCRDKRLVFVGDSLNRNMWESLACILYAAVPDRSRKRIVDDAGSEYRIFRAMDYNCSVEFFWSPFLVKLETKINQTRALKLDQLPAMLQRTLGANILIFNTGHWWTHTGKLRAWDHLETHGKMVEMAGEEAFNRALRTWARWVDRNIDPSRTRVFFRSVSPEHKSVNWCYNQTSPISTGTVAPWFPKSLVTIVERNIKNMRTPVQYLNITHLSELRIDAHPSVYTITREGKPLSTEQRQQPLTYADCSHWCLPGLPDTWNMLLLDSLMRPPSNVHLLG, encoded by the exons atGGATCACTCCATGAAGCCAGCTGCTGCCCTCTCAGCGTTCTCGTCCCGGAGATGGGTCCTCGCCACCTCCCTCTGCTCCCTCGCctgcctcttcctcctctccgccggcctccttctcctcgccgccggctacCGCCCGTTCCTGCCGCACACGGCAGCACCGTGGGACCGCTTATCCAGGATGCGGCAGCAGGCGGCGCCGTCGACTGCCCGTGCCTCGCACGACGCCGCGgttgcgccggcgccggcgccagacGCGGGCTCACCAGGCGGCCTTGATTTGGgccaggaggacgaggaggaggatgccgggccgccgcctgcaccggcccccgcgccggcggaggaggaaggggaaggaggtggcgaCGGCGATTGCGACGTGTTCGACGGGACCTGGGTGCGCGACGACGCGGCGTGGTACCCGCTGTACGAGGCCGCGGAGTGCCCGTTCCTGAGCAACCAGGTGGCGTGCCACCGGAACGGCCGCCCGGACTCCGGCTACGAGCAGTGGAGGTGGCGGCCccggggctgcggcggccgcaCGAG GctgggcggcgcggaggcccTGGAGCTGTGCCGGGACAAGCGGCTCGTGTTCGTGGGCGACTCGCTGAACCGCAACATGTGGGAGTCGCTCGCCTGCATCCTCTACGCGGCGGTGCCGGACCGGTCCCGGAAGCGCATCGTCGACGACGCCGGCTCCGAGTACAGGATCTTCCGCGCCATG GACTACAATTGCTCCGTAGAGTTCTTCTGGAGTCCGTTCCTCGTGAAGCTCGAAACAAAGATCAACCAGACCAGGGCGCTCAAGCTGGATCAGCTGCCGGCCATGCTGCAGAGGACCCTGGGCGCAAACATTCTCATCTTCAACACCGGCCACTGGTGGACTCACACTGGCAAGCTCAGAGC GTGGGACCATCTCGAGACACACGGGAAGATGGTTGAGATGGCAGGGGAGGAAGCCTTCAACAGAGCGCTAAGAACCTGGGCTAGGTGGGTCGACCGCAACATAGACCCCAGCAGAACAAGAGTATTCTTCAGGAGCGTCTCTCCTGAACATAAGAG TGTAAACTGGTGCTATAACCAGACGTCCCCAATCTCCACTGGAACAGTGGCTCCTTGGTTTCCAAAAAGCCTGGTCACCATTGTGGAAAGGAACATCAAGAACATGAGAACACCGGTCCAATATCTGAATATCACACACCTCTCGGAGCTCCGGATTGATGCACACCCATCGGTTTACACCATCACCCGGGAAGGGAAACCGCTGAGCACAGAGCAGCGGCAACAACCGCTGACATATGCTGATTGCAGCCATTGGTGCCTACCAGGGCTACCAGATACCTGGAATATGCTTTTGCTTGACTCTTTGATGAGACCTCCCTCCAATGTACATTTGCTAGGGTGA
- the LOC120707399 gene encoding UBP1-associated protein 2C-like — translation MDPFSKKRKAEENGAATASPAGGAAALGLTRDDVLRLLEPLSRDQLADIAAAAALVSAHALDAVRAAADRDPALRKLFVRGLGWETTSDSLRAIFSAYGDLEEAVVITDKNTGRSKGYGFVTFRHADSAVLALKEPSKKIDGRMTVTQLAAAGAAGGPSGGAAGSGGAPVADVSLRKIFVGNVPADMSSERLLAHFASYGEIEEGPLGFDKQTGKFRGFALFVYKTPEGAQASLVDSVKVIDNHQLVCKLAIEGKKGKQGQSQQSGAANQQQQQMMQGGPQEMQGGLGLGPGPQMGAQYGGPGSGLSSFGAFGGVGGGFGGPNPYGNMPSSMGGGGAGGLGSMGGQVPTGLGGAGAGAFGPGGMGGGSFGGSSQFGAGGMGAYGGLGMGGGSMYRMQQGGGGLPAGAFEGGNYPLPGSGFRGQDPQGGMSPGPGGRAPPMYPNVPPYF, via the coding sequence ATGGATCCCTTCTCCAAAAAGCGCAAGGCCGAGGagaacggcgccgccaccgcctcccccgccggcggggccgcCGCGCTGGGCCTCACCCGCGACGacgtcctccgcctcctcgaGCCGCTCTCCCGGGACCAGCTCGCCGAcatcgcggccgcggccgccctcgTCTCGGCGCACGCGCTCGAcgccgtgcgcgccgccgccgaccgggaCCCGGCCCTCCGCAAGCTATTCGTGCGGGGGCTCGGGTGGGAGACCACCTCCGACTCGCTCCGCGCCATATTCTCCGCCTACGGCGACCTCGAGGAGGCCGTGGTCATCACCGACAAGAATACTGGGCGGTCCAAGGGCTACGGCTTCGTCACGTTCCGCCACGCCGACTCCGCCGTCCTCGCGCTCAAGGAGCCCTCCAAGAAGATCGACGGCCGCATGACCGTCACGCAGCTtgctgccgccggcgcggccggaggGCCTTCCGGTGGGGCCGCGGGCAGCGGTGGTGCTCCTGTGGCGGATGTCTCCCTTCGAAAAATCTTTGTCGGCAACGTCCCTGCCGACATGTCGTCCGAGCGCCTCCTTGCGCACTTCGCTTCTTATGGCGAGATCGAGGAGGGGCCGCTGGGTTTTGATAAGCAGACGGGCAAGTTCCGTGGCTTTGCCCTCTTTGTGTACAAGACGCCTGAGGGTGCGCAGGCCTCGTTAGTGGACTCGGTTAAGGTAATTGATAACCACCAGCTTGTATGCAAGCTCGCAATagaggggaagaaggggaagcaggGGCAATCACAACAATCTGGGGCTgccaaccagcagcagcagcagatgatgcAGGGTGGTCCACAGGAAATGCAGGGAGGGCTTGGGCTTGGGCCTGGGCCACAGATGGGAGCGCAGTATGGTGGCCCTGGGAGTGGTCTGTCTTCATTCGGTGCATTTGGTGGTGTTGGCGGCGGGTTTGGGGGTCCAAACCCTTATGGAAACATGCCATCTTCCATGGGTGGAGGGGGTGCTGGTGGTTTAGGCTCAATGGGAGGCCAGGTGCCTACCGGTTTGGGTGGTGCTGGGGCTGGCGCATTTGGGCCTGGTGGAATGGGTGGTGGCTCGTTTGGTGGATCATCTCAGTTTGGTGCTGGTGGGATGGGGGCTTATGGTGGCCTTGGAATGGGTGGAGGTTCCATGTACCGCATGCAACAGGGTGGAGGTGGGCTGCCTGCAGGTGCCTTTGAAGGAGGGAACTACCCCCTTCCAGGGTCGGGTTTCCGTGGCCAGGACCCTCAAGGTGGGATGTCACCTGGGCCAGGTGGCAGGGCTCCTCCTATGTATCCCAATGTGCCGCCTTATTTCTAA
- the LOC120707400 gene encoding uncharacterized protein LOC120707400 isoform X2, with product MPGPAAAATSSVVRPSTAAAAAPGAEADSNSDTSGVAAVMGIRIAPPEERACFHHLTGWLCDDSVTLDFILQVTKLFSSERGDPD from the exons ATGCCGggccctgctgccgccgccactaGCAGCGTGGTCCGgccgagcaccgccgcagccgcggcccCCGGTGCCGAGGCGGACTCCAACAGCGACACGAGTGGTGTGGCGGCGGTAATGGGGATCCGCATCGCGCCGCCGGAGGAGCGAGCATGCTTCCACCACCTCACGGGGTGGCTCTGCGACGACAGCGTCACCCTCGACTTCATCT TGCAGGTCACCAAATTATTCAGCAGTGAGAGGGGAGACCCAGATTAG